The following proteins are co-located in the Wenzhouxiangella marina genome:
- a CDS encoding YceH family protein: protein MSDETFGQAEAGQGQADQALPLDPPLSAEEARVLGCLIEKESTTPETYPLTQNACMTACNQKTSRHPVMKLDPGRVGQALRKLEQRELVRSDFGARATRYRHRVDSALELTPGQRALIGLLLLRGPQTLSELYTRSERMHRFDDLDDVAYNLERLASRDAPMVVRLPRAAGQREDRYAHRLCGEPEMPPPAAMAPAAPATPADADLVERVAELERRLAAIEARLDED from the coding sequence ATGAGCGACGAGACATTCGGCCAGGCCGAGGCCGGACAAGGCCAAGCCGACCAGGCGCTGCCGCTGGATCCACCCCTGAGTGCCGAGGAAGCACGGGTGCTGGGCTGCCTGATCGAAAAGGAGTCGACCACTCCGGAGACCTACCCGCTGACCCAGAATGCCTGCATGACGGCCTGCAATCAGAAGACCAGTCGCCATCCGGTCATGAAACTCGACCCCGGCCGCGTCGGCCAGGCCCTGCGCAAGCTCGAGCAGCGTGAGCTGGTGCGTAGCGATTTCGGCGCTCGCGCCACCCGCTACCGTCATCGCGTCGATTCGGCGCTGGAGCTCACGCCCGGCCAGCGCGCCCTGATCGGCCTGCTGCTGTTGCGCGGACCGCAGACCCTGTCCGAGCTCTACACCCGCAGCGAGCGCATGCACCGCTTCGATGATCTCGACGATGTGGCCTACAACCTCGAGCGTCTGGCCTCGCGCGACGCACCCATGGTGGTCCGCCTGCCACGAGCGGCGGGGCAGCGCGAAGACCGCTATGCCCATCGCCTCTGCGGCGAGCCGGAGATGCCGCCGCCCGCGGCCATGGCGCCTGCCGCTCCCGCCACGCCGGCCGATGCCGATCTGGTGGAGCGGGTGGCCGAGCTGGAGCGTCGCCTGGCCGCCATCGAGGCCCGACTGGACGAAGACTGA
- the cspE gene encoding transcription antiterminator/RNA stability regulator CspE — MATGSVKWFNEAKGFGFISQDDGGKDVFVHFSAIQGSGFKTLAEGQKVSFDIQDGPKGPQAANVVPA, encoded by the coding sequence ATGGCAACTGGTTCCGTCAAGTGGTTCAACGAGGCGAAGGGTTTTGGTTTCATCAGTCAGGACGATGGTGGCAAGGACGTTTTCGTGCATTTCAGCGCCATTCAGGGCTCGGGTTTCAAGACCCTGGCAGAAGGTCAGAAAGTGTCCTTCGACATTCAGGACGGCCCGAAGGGCCCGCAGGCAGCCAACGTGGTGCCCGCCTGA
- a CDS encoding ABC transporter permease, whose protein sequence is MACFVLAVFAVAVLGVWMGVWGTEWRAIAGTGWQAPSWAHPLGTNRLGQDIFDRLLVSLSQAFTFGLPLAIGCTLLGGAVGLLAGWTEGRLPDRVLLGLVGIIEAMPVYVILGLLVLAWRDWSAGLAMAVMLVLWTPTARLMRVRAIELRQARFIEAARVAGAGRWRILIEHVLPHSAPLLLVQGSLIFITAIKAEVLLSFLGISLGDSMSFGFMLAEAADDVLAGQFWNFAAASLGLLALISSVQYWADRLQARMDPRRLGSALSLRVAPL, encoded by the coding sequence GTGGCGTGCTTCGTTCTGGCGGTGTTCGCGGTGGCCGTGCTGGGGGTCTGGATGGGCGTCTGGGGAACGGAGTGGCGGGCGATCGCCGGGACCGGTTGGCAGGCGCCATCCTGGGCGCATCCCCTGGGCACCAACCGTCTCGGGCAGGACATCTTCGATCGTCTGCTGGTCAGCCTGAGCCAGGCCTTTACCTTCGGTTTGCCGCTGGCCATCGGCTGCACGCTCCTCGGTGGCGCCGTCGGTCTGCTGGCAGGCTGGACCGAGGGCCGGCTGCCGGACCGAGTGCTGCTTGGACTGGTCGGCATCATCGAGGCGATGCCCGTCTACGTGATCCTCGGCTTGCTGGTGCTGGCCTGGCGGGACTGGAGTGCGGGTCTGGCAATGGCCGTCATGCTGGTGCTGTGGACCCCGACCGCCCGCCTGATGCGCGTGCGCGCCATCGAGCTCAGGCAGGCACGCTTCATCGAAGCTGCGCGCGTGGCTGGCGCGGGTCGCTGGCGAATCCTGATCGAGCACGTGCTGCCTCACAGCGCGCCGCTGCTGCTGGTGCAGGGCTCGCTGATCTTCATCACGGCAATCAAGGCCGAAGTGCTCCTCAGCTTTCTCGGCATCAGCCTGGGCGATTCGATGAGTTTCGGTTTCATGCTGGCCGAGGCGGCCGACGACGTTCTGGCGGGCCAGTTCTGGAATTTTGCTGCCGCCTCGCTCGGTCTGCTGGCCCTGATAAGCTCGGTTCAGTACTGGGCCGACCGGTTGCAGGCAAGGATGGACCCGCGCCGCCTCGGGTCCGCCCTGTCGCTTCGGGTGGCACCGCTCTAG
- a CDS encoding ABC transporter permease — MNRRQLGAWARSLLSAVPLLLGATLLAFYLIAQFGPDTRFAQVGRGADAAGLEALARQLDEHRPWLLRYVDTLAGWFRLDFGHAAISGEPVAALLARTLPVSLLALMPGFVLGQLLALGLALAGAWRIGRWPDRLVGALSATSMSLSLIVVLIALQSLFGVWLDWLPVRGWSAAGPVDYLRHVTLPTLVIVVTSLGYQLRFFRTLFVEALSDPPVRTARAYGLPPRRILLGYVLRTALLPISTRILYALPVLLLGGSLVLENHFGIPGVGQVAYEALLAGDEQVLMALVGGGSVLLILLHALSGGLLRALDPRLARPSR, encoded by the coding sequence ATGAATCGCAGGCAGCTTGGCGCCTGGGCACGATCGCTGCTTTCCGCCGTGCCGCTTCTGCTCGGCGCGACCCTGCTCGCGTTCTACCTCATCGCTCAGTTCGGCCCGGACACCCGCTTTGCGCAGGTCGGTCGGGGCGCGGATGCGGCCGGTCTGGAGGCGCTCGCCCGACAGCTCGACGAGCATCGACCCTGGCTGCTGCGCTACGTCGACACCCTGGCAGGCTGGTTTCGCCTCGACTTCGGTCATGCGGCGATCAGTGGTGAACCGGTGGCCGCACTGCTCGCGCGCACGCTGCCCGTCAGCCTGCTGGCGCTGATGCCGGGGTTCGTCCTCGGCCAGCTTCTCGCCCTCGGCCTGGCGCTGGCCGGGGCCTGGCGAATCGGCCGGTGGCCCGATCGCCTGGTGGGAGCGCTTTCGGCCACCAGCATGAGCCTGTCGCTGATCGTGGTCCTGATCGCGTTGCAGAGCCTGTTCGGAGTCTGGCTGGACTGGCTGCCGGTGCGTGGCTGGTCCGCCGCCGGCCCGGTGGACTATCTCCGCCACGTGACCCTGCCGACCCTGGTCATCGTGGTCACCAGCCTGGGTTACCAACTGCGCTTCTTCCGCACCCTGTTTGTCGAGGCCCTGTCCGATCCGCCGGTCAGGACGGCTCGAGCCTACGGCCTGCCGCCCCGGCGCATCCTGCTCGGCTACGTGCTGCGAACGGCCCTGTTGCCGATCAGTACGCGCATCCTCTACGCCCTGCCGGTGCTGCTGCTTGGCGGCAGCCTGGTGCTGGAGAATCACTTCGGCATTCCCGGCGTGGGGCAGGTTGCCTACGAGGCCTTGCTGGCCGGTGATGAACAGGTGCTGATGGCACTGGTCGGAGGGGGCAGTGTGTTGCTGATCCTGTTGCATGCGCTCAGCGGCGGTCTGCTCCGGGCGCTCGATCCTCGTCTGGCGAGGCCTTCCCGATGA
- a CDS encoding ABC transporter substrate-binding protein, which yields MVLLVTGCGQAPEDRAVFRYALQGAPGSLDPVQADNAYAASLVNNLYDTLYRYRYLARPHELVPSLALTMPQLSEDGLELTIPIRPGVHFIDDPAFPDGRGREVLASDVVYSLARHFDTASRSRGAWLWRDRIVGLDSASVVDGALPDGAGLEAVDDYTVRVRLRQPFPQFAHTLATALSAIVPREAVDHYGPGFGIHPVGSGPYRLRQFDANRAVLERNAGFDRGPFDLAAEGFRIEGQAGLGLEQLEGRAYPFMDRLEIEFINEPMARWNSLRSSRGVDAAIIRPDLASVVPEAAGSTVLPPSLAPTFRAWASLESGFAYYGFNMSNPALGDHPDPLREEANRALRCALRDAFDWDARNAAFYRGAGQAFPGVIPPVLDAWDPALSSASIEYAPDRARQRLREAGWTAENLPALTIGIEAGVEQRQMFEQLRAWWVEIGYPADRLQARVLPSFGEYLRAIADGELDVFLLSWTLAYPDAQYALQLFYGPNAAPGANSFNYRNEDYDRWFEQAARLHAGPERTALYRAMNEQVIDDCVFIGSMSRIRLQLWRRDLVMLPDEGPALGLSWRFIDRSSDAP from the coding sequence GTGGTGCTCCTGGTCACGGGCTGTGGGCAGGCGCCGGAAGATCGGGCCGTCTTTCGCTACGCGCTGCAGGGCGCGCCGGGCAGTCTGGATCCGGTGCAGGCGGACAACGCCTACGCGGCCAGCCTGGTCAACAACCTCTACGACACCCTCTATCGCTACCGCTATCTGGCGCGGCCTCATGAACTGGTGCCTTCGCTGGCGCTGACCATGCCCCAGCTGTCCGAGGACGGCCTGGAGCTCACCATTCCCATCCGGCCCGGTGTCCACTTCATCGACGATCCGGCCTTCCCGGATGGCCGTGGCCGCGAGGTGCTGGCGAGCGATGTCGTGTATTCCCTGGCCCGGCACTTCGATACCGCGTCGCGTTCTCGCGGCGCCTGGCTGTGGCGAGACCGCATCGTCGGCCTGGACAGCGCGTCCGTGGTCGACGGCGCGCTGCCGGACGGGGCGGGCCTGGAGGCCGTCGATGACTACACGGTCCGCGTGCGTCTGAGGCAGCCCTTTCCGCAATTTGCCCATACGCTCGCGACCGCCCTGTCGGCAATCGTCCCGCGTGAGGCCGTCGACCACTATGGCCCCGGGTTCGGCATCCATCCGGTCGGATCCGGGCCCTATCGGCTGCGCCAGTTCGATGCCAATCGGGCGGTGCTTGAGCGCAATGCCGGCTTCGACCGGGGTCCTTTCGATCTGGCGGCCGAAGGGTTTCGGATCGAAGGCCAGGCCGGCCTCGGCCTCGAGCAGCTCGAGGGACGCGCCTACCCCTTCATGGATCGACTGGAGATCGAGTTCATCAACGAACCGATGGCTCGCTGGAACAGCCTGCGCTCGAGTCGTGGTGTGGACGCGGCCATCATTCGTCCCGATCTGGCCTCGGTGGTGCCGGAGGCCGCCGGGTCGACGGTCCTGCCGCCGAGCCTGGCTCCGACCTTTCGGGCCTGGGCCAGCCTCGAGTCGGGCTTTGCCTACTACGGTTTCAACATGTCCAATCCGGCGCTCGGAGATCATCCGGACCCCCTTCGTGAGGAGGCGAATCGAGCGCTGCGCTGTGCGCTCCGCGATGCCTTCGATTGGGACGCTCGCAACGCCGCCTTCTATCGAGGGGCGGGTCAGGCCTTTCCGGGGGTGATTCCACCGGTTCTGGACGCCTGGGATCCGGCCCTGAGCAGCGCCTCCATCGAATACGCGCCGGATCGAGCGCGACAGCGCCTGCGCGAGGCCGGCTGGACGGCCGAGAACCTGCCCGCCCTCACCATCGGCATCGAAGCAGGGGTCGAGCAGCGGCAGATGTTCGAACAGCTCCGCGCCTGGTGGGTGGAGATCGGCTATCCCGCCGATCGCCTTCAGGCCCGGGTCCTGCCCAGCTTCGGCGAATACCTGCGTGCGATCGCGGACGGCGAACTCGACGTCTTCCTGTTGAGTTGGACCCTGGCCTATCCCGACGCGCAGTACGCCCTGCAGCTGTTCTATGGACCCAACGCCGCACCCGGGGCGAACAGCTTCAACTACCGGAACGAGGACTACGACCGCTGGTTCGAGCAGGCGGCCAGGCTGCACGCCGGCCCGGAGCGCACGGCGCTCTATCGCGCCATGAACGAGCAGGTGATCGATGATTGTGTCTTCATCGGTTCGATGTCCCGGATCCGGCTCCAGCTCTGGCGCCGGGACCTCGTCATGCTGCCCGACGAGGGTCCGGCCCTGGGCCTGTCCTGGCGTTTCATCGACCGGTCTTCCGACGCGCCATGA